A region of the Exiguobacterium aurantiacum DSM 6208 genome:
GAACGAGACGAATGAGGTCGCGTCCTTCGGCAAGTCATTCAGCTCTTGCCGTGAATTCTTCTTGCCGCGATAATCGAACACTTGGAAATCGTCGACGCGCATGTCTTGAATCATGAGCTGCGGCTTTCGCATCCCGTTCCATTCGTTCACTTGCAAACTGCCCATGAGCGAGACGTGGGACATCTTTGAAATTTCCGAGACGACGTGGCCGAAACCAAAACCGATACCGTCAAGTTCGCGTTTGTCCCCAGCGAGTTGCACTTTCAAATGGGAATTATCACGGCCAATTTGTCGGATGTCACGAAGCCTTGCGTCCGACACGACGACGCGCGGCGATGGATTCCCCATCCCGAACGGGGCAAGTTTACCGATTTCGGCGATCAAGTCGAGCGTCACATCGTTCACGTCGAGTTTCAAATCGACGTTCACTCGGGCGACGAACGTTTCATCCGGAATCGCTTCCGCCTGCTCGTTCAACCGCTTCCGCAGTTCGGCGACGTTTTCTGACAAGAGCGTCATTCCGGCCGCAGCCGGGTGTCCACCGAAGTGCGGAAGGATGTCTTCATTTTTCGATAGTTCCTTGAACAAGTCGAAGCCATCGATCGAGCGGCCCGACCCTTTCGCCTTCCCTGTTTTCGGGTCGTGACAGAGCAAGATGACCGGGCGGTAATACGCCTCGACGAGTCGTGACGCGACGATCCCGACGACACCGGGATTCCACCGTTCGCTCGCAACGACGAGGACGCGATCGTCCGTCATCGATGCCTCGACGAGCTCGGTCGCCTCTTTCGCAATCGTCTTGACGATATCTTGGCGTTCTTTATTTTGTTTGTCGAGCTGTTGTGCGAGCTCGAGCGCTTCCGCTTCCGTCTCGGCGAGGAGCATCTGCAAAGCAGGCATCGCCGAATCGAGGCGACCGGCCGCATTGATCCGTGGCCCGAACGCGAAACCGACCGATTCCTCGTTCAGCGGAGCATCCGTCAACGCGCATACTTCGCGCAGCGCGAGGATCCCAGGACGTTTTGACTCGTCGAGTGCCTTCAGGCCGAGCTTCGCGAGCAGACGGTTCTCGCCATCGAGCGGCACGAGGTCGGCGATCGTCCCGAGGACGGCCAAGTCGAGCAGCTCTTCCGGCATACGGCCGAGCACCGCGTGGGCGACCTTCAAGGCGACACCGGCACCAGCCAACTTATCGTACGGGTACGTGGCATCGAGATGCGGGTGGATGATGGCGAACGCATCCGGGAGCGTCTCTTTCGGCTCGTGGTGGTCGGTGAGAATCAAATCGACACCGAGTTCTTTTAAGAGCGCCGCCTCTTCAATTCCGGAGATGCCGCAGTCGACGGTGATGATGAGCGTGAACCCTTCATTCGCCGCCCAACTGAACGCCTCTTTATTCGGCCCATACCCTTCCGTGAACCGATTCGGGATATAGCATTCGGCCATGACGCCGATTTCGGTCAAGGCGTGCCACATGACGGCCGAGGCGCTCACCCCGTCGACGTCGTAGTCGCCGTAGATGAGGACCATCTCCCCGTCATCAGCCGCCTGTTTCAAGCGTTTGACGACTTTGTCCATCTGTTCAAACAAGAACGGGTCGTGGAACGACAGCTCGTCCTCGATGTGAAGGAACGCTTTCGCCGCCTCCACATCGTGATGTCCGCGTTCGACGAGGAGCGTCGCGAGTTGCTCCGATATATTCAGTTCGGTTTGGATTCGTTCGATAGCGACCGTATCCGCTTCCGGATACACCCACCGTTTTTTTGCATGATACATGTCCTTCACTCCAATCAACTGTTGATTATATCAGATGGAACCGTGGATGTGCCGTCTTGACATTTAAAAAGGTCCCCCGAGCGAACTCGGGAGACCAAGGAATTATACTTCTGGGGCAGGCTCAGCTTTCTTTTTATTGAGTGTCGTCCGTTTAAGGAGCAACCACAAGTAAGAAGCGATAAAGAGCGATGAATACATCCCCATGAACAAGCCGACGAGAAGGGCGACCGCGAAGCCACGAATCGATTCGGCGCCGAACACGTAGAGCGCAAGTGCCGTCAAGATGACGGTGATGACCGTGTTGACCGAGCGAACGATCGTCTCTTGGATCGATTGGTTGACGATTGAGCGGTAGACGTCCATCGACTTGATCTTCCGCTCTTTCTCATACGTTTGAATGTTCTCACGGACACGGTCGAACGTGACGATCGTATCGTTGACCGAGTAACCGATGATCGTCAAGATTGCGGCGACGAAGTACAAGTTGACCTCGATGCCGAAAATCGAGAAAGCGACGATCATGAAGAACGCATCGTGGAGCATCGCGACGACGGTCGCGACCGCATATGAGAATTCAAAACGGAACGTGATGTAGAGAATGATCCCGAGCGAGGCGAGCGCGACCGCATAGATCGCGTTGCGGGCGATGTCGCGGCCGACTTCGGCCGAGACGGTGCTAATGTTCGGGTCGCTGCCGAACGTCTCCGTGAAGACGTCTTTGACAGAAGCGACGTCTTGTTGACCGAGCTGTCCGACGAACGTCACGTTCGCGAGCGTCCCGCCGTCAGCGTACTGGACAGACGAAATCGACTCGTCGACACCGGCTTCTCTAAAGGCGGCTTCTAGTTCTTCTTGCGACACTTGAGTCTCGGACTGGACTTCGACCCGTGTCCCGGATGCGAAGTCGATCCCGAGGTTGAGACCACGGAAGAACAAGATGCCGAGACCGATGATGACGATGGCGCACGAGATGAGGAACATCGTGCGCATATGTTTCACATAGTTCCATTCAGTGAGTTTAAAGTTCACGGATTTCACTCTCCTTCACACCAAACCAGCCTTTGCGCTTGTCGAACAAGCGACTAGCGACGAGAAGGTGCATCAAATAACGTGAGATGAAGACGTTCGAGATGAACGTCATCGCGATTGAGATCATGAGCATGATGGCGAACCCTTTGACCGAGCTCGTCCCGAAGTAGAACAACACCGCGGCCGAGATGAGCGTCGTCAAGTTGGCATCGATGATCGTGCTGAGGGAACGGCGGTTACCGGCGCGGAATGCCGACAACACCGATTTCCCGGAGCGAAGCTCGTCTTTGATCCGCTCCGCCGTGATGATGTTCGCATCGACCGCCATCCCGACCCCGAGGACGAGGGCAGCGATCCCTGGAAGTGTCAACACGGCGTTGATACCGTTGAAGAACAACATGATCAAGTTGATGTAAAGTACGAGCGTGATGATTGAGACGAGACCTGGCAAACGATAGAAGAACAACATGAACAAGAAGACTGCGGCAATCCCGATCAAGGAAGCGAAGACCGTCTTGTCGAGCGCGTCTTGACCGAACTGGGCCGAGACCGACGTCGAGTAGATTTCTTCAAGCTTGACCGGAAGGGCACCGGCGTTCAAAATATCGGCAAGGCGCTGTCCGCTCTCGGCATCGATGCCGCCACCGGAGATGATCGCTTTATCCGACAAGATCGGTCCGTTGACCGATGCGTCCGATACGATTTTCGAGTTCTCTTTTTGAATCTCTGTTTCATACGTGTCGCCTTCTTCAAAATCTAACCAGATGACGAGACGGTTTTCCGGTGCCGGACGTTGCGAGATTTGCGACGTCACTTCACCGAACTTGTCGGCTGATTGGAGCGTCAACTCGACGACCGGCTGACCTTGTTGGTTGTAGCTGATCGAGGCCCCGCGTGGTGCGAGGTCTTTCCCGTCGAGGAGGACGTTGTCGTCGATGTCACGGAACGTGAGCTGTGCCGTCGATGACAATACTTCCCGCGCATCGTTTTGGTTCGATACGCCCGCGAGCTGGACGCGGATGCGGTTGCTGTCCTCGATGCGGATATCAGGTTCCGATACCCCGAGCACGTTGACACGGTTGTTGATGGCGCGAACGGTTGCATTCATCGCCGACTGGTCGATGACGTCGCCGTCCTCGAGCGGCTGCACTTCGTACAGCACTTCGAACCCACCTTTTAAGTCGAGTCCGAGGTTCGTGTTTTTCACGACCCAAGGTGTCGTGAGCACGGCGAGCAAGATCGTGGCGATCATAATGACCGCAAAGATCGCAATATTCCCTTTTTTGTACATACGGCTATTTCCTTTCTAAAACACATGTTCTGTTTGAAAATCTTCTCTCGTTAACATTACAAATATTCTAAACAATTATCAATCGTTTTCCTAAAATTGTAACACCAAACGGTCATTTCCCATGATTGTTTTTGCGTTAGAGACTAAATGTTGCGCAAGGGCAAAACTTGTTGTATGCTGAATTTATCGAAAAATGAAAACTATACACAAAGGAGCTTTAACTTATGGATAGCACAATTCTTTACGCCTTCTTGCTTACCTTATTCGCCGGACTCGCGACCGGCATCGGGAGTATGATCGCGTTCTTCGCCAAACGGACGAACACGGCCTTCTTGTCCGTGTCCCTCGGTTTTTCAGGCGGGGTCATGATTTACGTCTCGTTCGTCGAGATCTTTCCGAAAGCGCTCGAAGAACTGATCGGCGCCCACGGCGAACAGGCCGGGACGATTTATACGGTACTCGCCTTCTTCGGCGGGATGCTGCTCATCGCTCTCATCGACAAGTTCATCCCGTCACCGGAGAACCCGCATGAAGTGAAGTTCGTCGAGACGATGCAAACCGACCCGTCGACGCAAGAGATGGCGACGACGGCGACGGCACAGGCCCCGCTCAACGAAGCGTCTAAAAAACGCCTTCATAAGATGGGCCTGTTCATGGCGCTCGCCATCACGATTCATAACTTCCCGGAAGGTTTGGCGACGTTCATCTCGGCCTTGAACGACCCGGCCGTCGGTCTCGCCATCGCGATCGCAATCGCCCTCCATAACATACCGGAAGGGATCGCCGTCTCGGTACCGATCTATTACGCGACCGGTTCCCGGAAAAAGGCACTCAAATACTCATTCTTATCTGGTCTTGCCGAACCGGCAGGCGCCATCGTCGGTTTCTTGATTTTAATGCCGTTTTTGAGCGACACGGTGTTCGGTCTGTTGTTCGCCGCCGTCGGTGGCATCATGGTGTTCATCTCACTCGATGAACTGTTACCGGCCGCCCGTGAATACGGCCGCGCCCACCATGCGGTGTACGGCATGGTCGCCGGGATGATGGTCATGGCGACGAGCCTTGTGCTCTTAATGTAATAGAAACAAGACTATGACAGTTGAGACTATATGAAAGAGGTCGTTGGAACGGATTATCCGTCTCAACGACCTCTTATTTTTTTCCATATTAATTACTCGTCCGAATTTTCCCGTTCAAAACATTCTAGTGCTTCCACATGAGCAATTCCTCTAAGCCTAGAAAGGTTATTAAGATCAAATTCATTATTCTTCATCCAAATTTGGGCTAAAGACTCACCGCAACTTGCTCGTATCATTTCATCTGTATGTTTATCATTGGCAATGGTCAACAGCGCAGTTTGTATTGATGGGTCATTCGAAACGAAGCCTAAATCTATTGCAGCGTCGTCTCTTTCGGCATCGCTTGCAGTAACGTCTAACACTAGCTCGATTAGATCTTTTGAATTGTCCATCGTTTACCTCGCTCTAAAGTAGTCTGATCATTGATACAAAACAATGAGAGATTGAAGTTTTACACGTCCCTTTCTAGATAAACTTATCATACGATATAAATGACTGATCAAGATAAAAGATTGCAACACCCCGTCTTGAGATGGAGTGTCGCAATCTTTTCGAAAGGATATTTCATCACCTGTTCACTTCGACTTAAGACGTCTTAAACAAATGAACAAGGTCCTTCAGCTCGACCGACATGTGGCTCATCGTCTCGGCGATGCCGTTGATTTCTTGGATGGCGGCGAGTTGCTCTTCCACGTTCGCCCCGGCCTCTTCGACGCTCCGTTGCGTCGATACGGCGTTCGTCGACATATCCTCGACCGAGACGGCAACTTCCGTCGTGTTCGCGCTCACTTCTTCTGTCGCGGCGGCGATCTCGCTCATCTGACGGGACGTCTCTTGAATGACCGAGACGATCTCCTTGAACGCTTCCGCGACTTCCCCCATTTGGGCGACCCCGCTCGAGACGTGTCCGCTCGTCACGTCAAACGCCGACTCGACTTGTTTCGTGTCGCGTTGGATGTCGCCGACGACCGCTTGAATCTGTTTGGCCGACTGTTTCGACTCCTCGGCGAGTTTCCGCACCTCGGCCGCGACGACGGCGAACCCTTTTCCGTGCTCTCCCGCCCGTGCCGCTTCGATGGCGGCGTTCAAGGCGAGCAAGTTCGTCTGCTCGGTGATGGCCGTAATCGAGCGGGTGATTTTCTCGATCTCGAGTGACTGGTTCGAGAGCCGCTCGACCATTTGTTGAGTCAAATCGTTGGCCCGTTGAATCTCCTGCATTCTCGCCTCGGCGAGTTGGATCGTCTCGAGTCCCCCGCTCGCCGCTTCGAGCGTGTGGATCGTCTGTTCGTTCACGCCTTGCGAGGCGGCCGCAATCTGGTTCAGGCCGATGACGGCTTGATTGGCGCCGGACGTACCTTCCTCAGCTCGTTTGGCCGACAATTGGGCGGCGATGTTCATGTCTTCGAACAGACCGGCCACGCCTTGTGTCGTCGTCGCGACGTGATCGGTGCTCGCATACAGTTCTTCCGAGTACGCCGTCACTTTGTCCGAGGCGGCGCCGACTTGGCGAATCAAGCCGACGAGGTTCCGCTTCATATCGTTGAACGCCGTGACGAGGTCCCCGAGTTCGTCGTTCGACTCGACCTCGATGTCTTCTCCCGTCAAGTCGCCTTCCGCGACGACACGTGCCTCATTGACGAGGCGATTGATCGGTTTCAAGAACAGTTTTTGTAAAGCGAGCAACGAGAAGATCCCGATGCCGACCCCGATGACACTAATGATGATCATCCATACGATTGACTGGGCCGCGCTCGTTTGAACGGCATCCGTCTCTGCCGACAATAGCTCGGCTTGATGGGCGACGAGGTCTGTCACCGTCATCCGCACCCGGTCCGTCGTCGGCGTCACGCTCGTGTTGAGCACCGTCTTGAAGCCGATCTCATCTTGTTGTTGCCGGAGCTCGATGGCACGTCCCATCTCGGTATCGAGATGTTGATTGAACTTTTCCAAGTCACCGAGCCAGCTGAGCACCTTCTCGTCTGTCGACGCCGCTTGCAAGCTGTCCATCAACTCATCCCGCTTCTGTTGCGACGCCTCAAGGCTGATGAGCGTCTTCGGGTTCGAGACGAGCAAATAATAGTTCAAATAGCGTTCTGCATCCGTGACGGTGAGCGCCAAATCTTCGGCGATCAACATCTGTTCGAGCCCGTCATTCAAGACGCGGTCGTACTCGGATGTCGTCCGTTGCAACTGATACGAGCCGAGCGCACCGACGAACAAGAGCGCGATGATCGTCGGGACGAGGGCGATCGCCATTTTCCGTCGCATCGAAGCCCGTCCCAATTTTTTGGCTGTTCGAGGCTTCCGTCTCCAGTTCGTCAACTGTCGTACATATCGTTTCACGTCCATGTCCATTCTCCTTCATGTCAAAAGTCTTCTCATTTCGACCTTAAT
Encoded here:
- the recJ gene encoding single-stranded-DNA-specific exonuclease RecJ codes for the protein MYHAKKRWVYPEADTVAIERIQTELNISEQLATLLVERGHHDVEAAKAFLHIEDELSFHDPFLFEQMDKVVKRLKQAADDGEMVLIYGDYDVDGVSASAVMWHALTEIGVMAECYIPNRFTEGYGPNKEAFSWAANEGFTLIITVDCGISGIEEAALLKELGVDLILTDHHEPKETLPDAFAIIHPHLDATYPYDKLAGAGVALKVAHAVLGRMPEELLDLAVLGTIADLVPLDGENRLLAKLGLKALDESKRPGILALREVCALTDAPLNEESVGFAFGPRINAAGRLDSAMPALQMLLAETEAEALELAQQLDKQNKERQDIVKTIAKEATELVEASMTDDRVLVVASERWNPGVVGIVASRLVEAYYRPVILLCHDPKTGKAKGSGRSIDGFDLFKELSKNEDILPHFGGHPAAAGMTLLSENVAELRKRLNEQAEAIPDETFVARVNVDLKLDVNDVTLDLIAEIGKLAPFGMGNPSPRVVVSDARLRDIRQIGRDNSHLKVQLAGDKRELDGIGFGFGHVVSEISKMSHVSLMGSLQVNEWNGMRKPQLMIQDMRVDDFQVFDYRGKKNSRQELNDLPKDATSFVSFQGTDETFPLHEGDEPLNRFVVLLDLPDDESELAERLHEGVERVYCAFGQGGGSFFEKLPTREDFRTYYVHMATCERKNLRENLIRLSIERKWSKNTIQFMHQVFSELEFLVTMEDGLPGVNPEAPKRDLTEAPCYKRRVGKQQLEERYVYASLAELKERLQTLRSNKMQEAYS
- the zupT gene encoding zinc transporter ZupT; translation: MDSTILYAFLLTLFAGLATGIGSMIAFFAKRTNTAFLSVSLGFSGGVMIYVSFVEIFPKALEELIGAHGEQAGTIYTVLAFFGGMLLIALIDKFIPSPENPHEVKFVETMQTDPSTQEMATTATAQAPLNEASKKRLHKMGLFMALAITIHNFPEGLATFISALNDPAVGLAIAIAIALHNIPEGIAVSVPIYYATGSRKKALKYSFLSGLAEPAGAIVGFLILMPFLSDTVFGLLFAAVGGIMVFISLDELLPAAREYGRAHHAVYGMVAGMMVMATSLVLLM
- a CDS encoding methyl-accepting chemotaxis protein — its product is MRRKMAIALVPTIIALLFVGALGSYQLQRTTSEYDRVLNDGLEQMLIAEDLALTVTDAERYLNYYLLVSNPKTLISLEASQQKRDELMDSLQAASTDEKVLSWLGDLEKFNQHLDTEMGRAIELRQQQDEIGFKTVLNTSVTPTTDRVRMTVTDLVAHQAELLSAETDAVQTSAAQSIVWMIIISVIGVGIGIFSLLALQKLFLKPINRLVNEARVVAEGDLTGEDIEVESNDELGDLVTAFNDMKRNLVGLIRQVGAASDKVTAYSEELYASTDHVATTTQGVAGLFEDMNIAAQLSAKRAEEGTSGANQAVIGLNQIAAASQGVNEQTIHTLEAASGGLETIQLAEARMQEIQRANDLTQQMVERLSNQSLEIEKITRSITAITEQTNLLALNAAIEAARAGEHGKGFAVVAAEVRKLAEESKQSAKQIQAVVGDIQRDTKQVESAFDVTSGHVSSGVAQMGEVAEAFKEIVSVIQETSRQMSEIAAATEEVSANTTEVAVSVEDMSTNAVSTQRSVEEAGANVEEQLAAIQEINGIAETMSHMSVELKDLVHLFKTS